The stretch of DNA TGGATTTCCATTATTCGGATACCTGGGCCGACCGCACTTCCCAGCAGCCTCCGGCCGCCTGGCAGGGAATGAGCTACGGGGAGCTGCTCTCCACAGTGGAAAGCTACACCCGTGAGTCGGTCGCCGCCTTTGCCAAACAAGGTACCCCTGCTGACATCGTTCAAATCGGAAATGAGGTCACCCGGGGAATGCTCTGGCCCTACGGTCAGGTAACTTTGCCCGACGACGAGAATTGGGTGGGGCTCGCCGGCCTCATCAATGCCGGTGCCAACGGAGCCCGGGCCGGAAACCCGGGCCGGCACCCGCTGATTATGGTTCACAGTGACACCGGCGGTGACCGGGATGCCTCCATCCACTTCTACGACCAGCTCCAGCGGCACGGCGTCGGCTTCGATCTGATCGGCCTCACCTACTATCCATTCTGGAACGGATCCCTCGCGGACCTCGAACGGAACCTCCGTGACCTGGCTTACCGCTTCGGAAAAGACATCATCATCGCCGAAACGGCCTACCCCTGGACACTGTCGAGCAGCGGGGGAGCCCCTAGTGTCGTCTCAACGATGCAAGCGCTGCCGGATGCAGCACAATACCCGCCGACTCCGCACGGGCAAGCAAAGTTCTTCGCAGCACTCAACCGCGTGCTCCGCGAGGTTCCGGATGGCCGGGGGGCTGGCTACTTCATCTGGGAGCCGGGCTGGCTGCCCGGGGTAGGGGCGGATGCCGCAAAGGGCAATACCCACAACAACCTCACGTTGTTCGATTGGCAGGGTCAAGGCCTGCCCGCCCTCGACGCCTTTAAACCGACCGGCACAGATGGCTGATGACCCGCGGTCTCCTGCCCCAACGGCCCGCCGCCCTGGTCGTCAAGGCTAAGGGGCCGCTATGGCTATGGCCGGAATGCGGCTAGCGCGGGCAACCCGTGACCGGCCCAGTCGAACAGCGTCAGGTTGTCGTGGGTGTTACCCAGGTCCGGCGTGGCGGGAACCCCCGGCAGCCAGCCGGGCTCCCACACCACGAACCCGGCGCACCGGTCACCTGGTACCTGTGCCAGCATGTCCCGTAGTCTCTCGAAATACTTGGCTTGACCCTCCGGGGTGGGGGGGTAGAGGGCGGCTTCGGGAAGATCGGCCGACTTGCCGACAACGTTCAGTTCTTCATCGCCATTTGCGAGGGTCCATGGATAGGCAGTCTCGGCGACGATGACGTCCTTGCGGTAGCGGGTCGACAGCTCGTGCAGACATGTTTCCAACTTAGAGAGCGGGCCGTTCCAGAACGGGTAGTAGCTCAAGCCGATCAGGTCAAAAGGAACGCCCCGGGCAACGAGGTTGTCAAAGAAATACTTGCTGGCCTCTGCGTCGCCGCCGGTCTCGACATGCAGCATCACTAGCGGCGGCCGCGCTGGATTGCCCTCCCGTGCTCCCTTGGCCCCGGCCCTAAGCAACGCCGTGAACGGCGCCCACTGTTCCCCGCCTGGCTGGTGGATGCGGCCGACGGGCCAGAGCATTCCCTGGCTAATTTCGTTGCCGATTTGGACGATCTCCGCAGGGGTTCCCTGCAGGGCCAGGGCTGCCACCACGCTGCGCGTGTAGTTTTCCACGGCGGCGCCCAACCCATCTGGATTGAGGCCTTGCCATGCCGCCGGAGTCTGCTGCGATTGTCCGTCCGCCCAGGTGTCCGAGTAATGGAGGTCCAGGATTATTTTCAGTCCTACGCTGTGGGCCCGGCGCGCCATCTCCAGCACCTCGTTGAGGCTGCTGGTCCTCGGGATGGGATTGACCCATAGCCGCAACCGGACGGTGTTCGCGCCGTGCCGCGCGAGCACCTGCTCGATCGGAAAGACCGCCCCTGCGTCCCGAAGGGCCGTTCCAATGGCTTCCTCCTGTAAGGTGAACGAGACGTCGGCGCCCCGGATCCGGAGGCCGGTTGCCGCCTTCGCTTCCGACGTCGGGACAGTGGCCTTTGCACCCGCCGGCGGCGCCGGGATGACCCCCGCCGCTCCCGCGAGCAAACCTCCGCCGATTAACGAGATGACGTGCCGCCGTCCAACTCGAGCCGTCAGCTTCCGACCTAAGCGATTCACTGCAGGACTCCGAGTTTCCTGATCCGACACAATGCTGTGCTCATAGCCTACGCCCCACACGGGGGGCTATGACCAGCTCCGAGAACGCCGCCCTTCGCTTTAGGGCAGCACGCGGTAGGTCACATGCGTGACCGAGGCTGTTGCCCGCGAAGCGACTTGCTCGAGATCCAGCGGGGGGACGCCGTCGAATAGCCGGGTGCCGGCGCCGAGCGTAAAGGGCACGATGTGCAGCCGCAGTTCGTCGATCAGGCCGGCGGCGAGATATTCGTTGATGGTGCCCGCGCCCCCTTGAATTGAGACGTCGCCGTCCCCGGCCGCCTCGCGGGCCTGGCCAAGTGCCGACTCGATGCCATCAGTGACGAAGTAAAAGGTCGTGCCGCCGACCATTGGCAGCGGGCCGCGGGGGTGGTGGGTGAGTACGAAAACCGGAACATGGAACGGCGGATCCACGCCCCACCAGCCGGTCCACTCCCGGTCCCACGCGCCCCGCAGTGGACCGAACATGTTCCGCCCCATCACGTAGGCCCGCGCCTCCGTCATCTGGTAGACCTCCGACCGGTTCTCCTCGGGGCTCTGGAACATCCAGGCGTGCAGCCTGTTGCCCCAGCCGTCACCGCCGTCGTCACCGAACGGGCGCTTCTCGGTCTGGTTGTGCCCCGCGGAGTAACCGTCGGCCGTGATGGAAAGGCCGCACGTGACCCTGCTCATAGATCGATTGTAGTGAAGCCCGCGGTATTTCAGACGTTGGCAGACTTCCCGGTGGGGCCAATCTGGTCCAGTGTGTATCCGTCCGGGTATGCCACGACGCTCATTTTGCCCGGTACAAACGCGGGAACTGTCGGCAGCGGGAGCCGCCTGGCGTTTAGGGCACGGAAGCGCAGCACCGCGGCAAACGGTACCCGCAATACCCAAGGGGCAGGCTTCAGGCCGAGGGCAACGGCGACCTGTGGCTTGTCCATCAT from Arthrobacter sp. B3I9 encodes:
- a CDS encoding dihydrofolate reductase family protein is translated as MSRVTCGLSITADGYSAGHNQTEKRPFGDDGGDGWGNRLHAWMFQSPEENRSEVYQMTEARAYVMGRNMFGPLRGAWDREWTGWWGVDPPFHVPVFVLTHHPRGPLPMVGGTTFYFVTDGIESALGQAREAAGDGDVSIQGGAGTINEYLAAGLIDELRLHIVPFTLGAGTRLFDGVPPLDLEQVASRATASVTHVTYRVLP
- a CDS encoding glycosyl hydrolase 53 family protein, with amino-acid sequence MSDQETRSPAVNRLGRKLTARVGRRHVISLIGGGLLAGAAGVIPAPPAGAKATVPTSEAKAATGLRIRGADVSFTLQEEAIGTALRDAGAVFPIEQVLARHGANTVRLRLWVNPIPRTSSLNEVLEMARRAHSVGLKIILDLHYSDTWADGQSQQTPAAWQGLNPDGLGAAVENYTRSVVAALALQGTPAEIVQIGNEISQGMLWPVGRIHQPGGEQWAPFTALLRAGAKGAREGNPARPPLVMLHVETGGDAEASKYFFDNLVARGVPFDLIGLSYYPFWNGPLSKLETCLHELSTRYRKDVIVAETAYPWTLANGDEELNVVGKSADLPEAALYPPTPEGQAKYFERLRDMLAQVPGDRCAGFVVWEPGWLPGVPATPDLGNTHDNLTLFDWAGHGLPALAAFRP
- a CDS encoding glycosyl hydrolase 53 family protein — encoded protein: MLVFALAVATTSPSTASRTLRIRGADISFTLQEEAINQPVSDNGREAPVEQILKDNGANFVRLRLWVNPLRGTSDLNSALTLARRAQAAGLRLLVDFHYSDTWADRTSQQPPAAWQGMSYGELLSTVESYTRESVAAFAKQGTPADIVQIGNEVTRGMLWPYGQVTLPDDENWVGLAGLINAGANGARAGNPGRHPLIMVHSDTGGDRDASIHFYDQLQRHGVGFDLIGLTYYPFWNGSLADLERNLRDLAYRFGKDIIIAETAYPWTLSSSGGAPSVVSTMQALPDAAQYPPTPHGQAKFFAALNRVLREVPDGRGAGYFIWEPGWLPGVGADAAKGNTHNNLTLFDWQGQGLPALDAFKPTGTDG